One Skermanella pratensis genomic window, CTGCGTCAGCTGCGCGCTGGTCGGCAACTTCCTGGTGCTCCGGCGGCAGAGCCTGCTGGGCGACGCGATCAGCCACGCCATCCTGCCCGGCATCGTCGGCGGCTTCCTGCTGACCGGATCGCGGTTCGGCCTGGGCGTGATCGGCGGGGCGCTGGCGGCCGCGGTCGTCGCGGGCGTGCTGATCGAGTCGGTGCGCAAGCTGGGCCGGCTGGACGGGGGCGCCGCCATGGGCGTCGTGTTCACCGTGATGTTCGCGGGCGGCGTGGTGATGATCGAGCAGGGTGCCGCCCGGGCGGTCGACCTGGACGCCGACTGCGTGCTCTACGGCCAGCTCGAAGCGATCCTGTGGCTGGCGCCCCGGGGCTGGGCGGACCTGGCGGACCCCGCGGTGTGGGCCGACCTGCCGCGCCAGGTGGTGACGCTGGCCCTGGTGACGGCGCTGTGCGTCGCCTGCGTCGTCGCCTTTCGCAAGGAACTGGCGCTGACCTCGTTCGACCCGGCGCTGGCGACCACGCTGGGCATCCCCGCCGGGCTGTTCCATTACGGAATCGTCGTGCTGGTCGCGGTCGCCGCGATCGCCTCGTTCGAGGCGGTCGGCTCGATCTTGGTCGTCGCGATGCTGATCTGCCCGGCGGCGACGGCGCGCCTGCT contains:
- a CDS encoding metal ABC transporter permease; translation: MITTQEFLQIDLPAMTAAVLACVSCALVGNFLVLRRQSLLGDAISHAILPGIVGGFLLTGSRFGLGVIGGALAAAVVAGVLIESVRKLGRLDGGAAMGVVFTVMFAGGVVMIEQGAARAVDLDADCVLYGQLEAILWLAPRGWADLADPAVWADLPRQVVTLALVTALCVACVVAFRKELALTSFDPALATTLGIPAGLFHYGIVVLVAVAAIASFEAVGSILVVAMLICPAATARLLTDRLSVQLWLSVAIGALTGAGGYLLGAFGPSLLAGGPADALNAAGMIATLAGVLLAAAILFAPRHGVLARNRTAGRATG